A part of Maridesulfovibrio hydrothermalis AM13 = DSM 14728 genomic DNA contains:
- the hisH gene encoding imidazole glycerol phosphate synthase subunit HisH → MLAILDYKAGNQTSVQRALNKLGIPNEITSDKDKLSKATGIIFPGVGAAGQAMDELTSGGLDELLKGLVQQKKPLLGICVGCQILLDYSEENNTKALSVIPGECRLFNPSWEDYEGVPIRVPHMGWNQIELKQDCILFKDIDPESYFYFVHSYYPAPEEKFIIGETTYGRPFCSLHGREGLWAVQFHPEKSGNPGLKMLSNFYEYCKEVSGA, encoded by the coding sequence ATGCTGGCTATTCTTGACTACAAGGCCGGAAACCAGACCAGTGTTCAGCGCGCGCTGAATAAGCTTGGAATTCCCAACGAAATCACTTCGGATAAAGATAAGCTGTCCAAAGCCACAGGGATAATCTTCCCGGGCGTAGGCGCAGCAGGACAGGCTATGGATGAACTCACATCCGGCGGGCTTGATGAACTTCTCAAAGGTCTCGTGCAACAGAAAAAGCCATTGCTAGGTATCTGTGTCGGTTGTCAGATTCTTCTCGACTACAGTGAAGAAAACAACACAAAAGCACTTTCTGTCATCCCCGGTGAATGCCGCCTGTTCAATCCTTCATGGGAAGATTACGAAGGCGTGCCCATCAGAGTTCCCCATATGGGCTGGAACCAGATTGAACTAAAGCAGGACTGTATACTTTTCAAAGACATAGATCCCGAATCATATTTCTATTTTGTTCACAGCTACTATCCTGCTCCCGAAGAAAAATTCATCATCGGTGAAACAACATACGGCCGCCCATTCTGCTCGCTGCATGGTCGCGAAGGACTGTGGGCTGTACAATTTCACCCTGAAAAAAGCGGTAATCCCGGCCTGAAAATGCTCTCTAATTTCTACGAATACTGCAAGGAGGTTTCCGGTGCTTAG
- a CDS encoding YkgJ family cysteine cluster protein, whose translation MIQAFECKMCGHCCQGEGGIIMTAGDRKRLADFLGMSEEDMVKEYSETVNGKIRLQSREDGYCVFFNEGCGVHPGRPDICRAWPFFRGNLIDEMSWEMIQDYCPGINKDAGHKQFVIQGKEYIKKEGLRQHDPDVAPNALITEDD comes from the coding sequence ATGATTCAGGCTTTTGAATGTAAGATGTGCGGCCATTGCTGCCAAGGCGAAGGCGGCATTATCATGACTGCCGGTGATAGAAAAAGACTCGCTGATTTTCTAGGAATGTCTGAAGAAGATATGGTCAAAGAATACAGTGAAACAGTTAACGGTAAAATCCGCCTCCAATCCAGAGAAGACGGGTACTGTGTTTTTTTTAATGAAGGGTGCGGAGTTCATCCGGGCCGCCCTGATATATGCCGTGCATGGCCTTTTTTCCGAGGCAACCTGATTGATGAAATGAGCTGGGAAATGATTCAGGACTACTGTCCGGGCATTAACAAAGATGCCGGACACAAACAGTTTGTAATTCAAGGTAAAGAATACATAAAAAAAGAGGGACTGCGTCAGCATGATCCTGATGTAGCCCCTAACGCTCTCATCACTGAAGACGACTAA
- a CDS encoding DnaJ domain-containing protein — protein sequence MNTRQAQSILKVGSGASEEDVKRSFRKLAFSMHPDLNPSPDAAQEFRKLNEAYVFLRNVAGNSSSRKTSAGQTCEAHQKTDFKSRTDRKTASDGAKAYQKQQSKPHAETRKNTTSNAQQSRYFFQKEEDVLKDILNDPFARQVFEDIYSQISKDKPFQKAAAPVKDRKLNLSWGEKTASVDVSSGLKDGIKSWMKGQMDDEQTVYFPAATLIPGRNIRITIQQGIRKKVKTLEITLPRDFVIGRAIRLKGQGRHLGPFKGDLYLRIMAK from the coding sequence ATGAACACCAGACAAGCACAGAGCATTTTAAAAGTTGGGTCGGGCGCCAGCGAAGAAGACGTTAAACGTTCTTTCCGCAAACTTGCTTTCAGCATGCACCCGGATCTGAACCCCAGCCCTGATGCAGCTCAGGAGTTCCGTAAACTTAATGAAGCATACGTCTTCCTCAGAAATGTCGCAGGGAACAGTTCCTCCAGAAAAACATCAGCCGGACAAACCTGCGAGGCTCACCAGAAGACAGATTTCAAATCCCGGACAGACCGTAAAACTGCCTCTGACGGTGCAAAAGCTTATCAGAAACAACAGAGCAAACCCCACGCTGAAACACGTAAAAATACCACATCTAATGCACAGCAGAGCCGTTACTTTTTCCAAAAAGAAGAAGACGTTTTAAAAGATATTTTAAACGACCCTTTTGCCCGTCAGGTATTTGAAGATATCTACAGCCAGATAAGCAAGGATAAGCCCTTCCAAAAAGCAGCCGCTCCGGTCAAAGACCGCAAGCTCAATTTGAGCTGGGGTGAAAAAACAGCTTCTGTAGACGTATCATCCGGCCTGAAGGACGGGATAAAATCGTGGATGAAAGGACAGATGGATGATGAACAAACCGTCTACTTTCCTGCCGCTACACTCATTCCCGGACGCAATATCCGCATCACTATTCAGCAGGGTATCCGCAAAAAAGTAAAAACACTCGAAATAACCCTGCCCCGCGACTTCGTGATAGGCCGCGCCATAAGGCTCAAAGGTCAAGGCAGGCACTTAGGTCCATTCAAAGGCGATCTGTATCTTCGCATAATGGCTAAATAA
- a CDS encoding CoA-binding protein, producing MLLFDEKKLAALLDEVKVIAVIGAVDKPGRPVDMVGRYLIEAGLKVIPVHPKRQDVWGVKTYKSILDIPEPIDIVDVFRAPQFCPAHAQECLQLDTLPGTFWMQQGIFSPEARELLSNKNITVIEDRCLMVDHKRLAGKK from the coding sequence ATGCTGCTGTTTGATGAAAAAAAGCTAGCCGCACTTCTTGATGAGGTCAAGGTTATTGCCGTAATCGGTGCAGTTGATAAACCCGGACGGCCTGTTGATATGGTCGGCCGTTATCTTATTGAAGCAGGTCTTAAAGTTATTCCGGTTCACCCTAAAAGACAGGATGTATGGGGAGTTAAGACCTATAAATCCATACTTGATATTCCTGAACCGATTGACATTGTCGATGTGTTCAGGGCGCCGCAGTTCTGTCCGGCCCACGCACAGGAATGCCTGCAACTTGATACACTGCCCGGTACTTTCTGGATGCAGCAGGGAATTTTCAGCCCTGAAGCCAGAGAGCTGTTGTCCAATAAAAATATTACCGTCATCGAAGATAGATGTTTGATGGTTGACCATAAAAGATTAGCAGGCAAAAAATAA
- a CDS encoding iron-containing alcohol dehydrogenase, with protein MLNFQLFIPTRIIFGPGKLAELATTPNLPKGDKAMIVIGESGAMITNGYLDKVQAALAKQNVSTLVFDKISPNPQSDQIDEAAKIARDKKIDFIVALGGGSTIDAAKAIALLLTNVGKCWDYIQSGSGGGINAENPAAPLIAIPTTSGTGSEADQWAVINKSGGAEKISLGNDSTFPAMSIVDPELMISVPPRMTAYTGIDAFFHAVETFVSTKHQPVSDMLALESVHLISNYLPMAIAEGDNIEGRTVMAWASTAAGMCETLSRCISQHSLEHALSAKYPTLPHGLGLAKLSVPYFKRLIPGSPDRFEDLAMAMGYDTQSIDENMRATIFLEGLRNLLERTGFNDESLKTYGAKEEDVPELVAIAYETMGKLFDFTPTDMTQEDLECIMSEAIAS; from the coding sequence ATGCTCAACTTTCAACTTTTCATTCCTACCCGTATAATTTTCGGCCCCGGCAAACTGGCCGAGCTGGCAACAACTCCCAATCTGCCTAAAGGTGACAAAGCCATGATCGTCATCGGCGAATCAGGCGCAATGATTACAAACGGCTATCTCGACAAAGTTCAAGCTGCGCTGGCCAAACAGAATGTTTCAACCTTGGTTTTTGATAAAATTTCTCCCAATCCCCAGTCTGACCAGATAGATGAAGCAGCAAAAATCGCCCGCGATAAAAAGATTGATTTCATCGTAGCCCTCGGTGGCGGCTCAACAATCGATGCAGCCAAAGCGATAGCTCTGCTGCTCACCAATGTTGGTAAATGCTGGGATTACATCCAGTCCGGCTCCGGCGGTGGTATTAATGCTGAAAATCCTGCAGCACCGCTTATCGCCATCCCCACCACTTCCGGTACAGGTTCCGAAGCGGATCAATGGGCTGTTATCAACAAGTCAGGCGGAGCAGAAAAAATCAGCCTCGGCAATGATTCAACTTTTCCGGCAATGTCTATAGTCGACCCCGAACTGATGATCAGTGTGCCGCCCCGCATGACCGCATACACAGGTATCGATGCTTTTTTCCATGCCGTTGAGACATTTGTCTCCACCAAGCATCAACCTGTGAGTGATATGCTCGCCCTTGAGTCAGTCCACCTCATCAGCAACTACCTGCCCATGGCAATTGCCGAAGGCGACAACATTGAAGGGCGTACAGTTATGGCATGGGCCAGCACTGCCGCAGGTATGTGTGAAACCCTGTCCCGCTGTATTTCCCAGCATTCTTTAGAGCATGCATTAAGTGCAAAGTATCCTACGCTGCCGCACGGTCTCGGCCTTGCAAAGCTCTCTGTTCCATATTTCAAACGCCTCATTCCCGGAAGCCCTGACCGTTTCGAAGACCTCGCCATGGCCATGGGCTATGATACCCAGTCCATTGATGAAAACATGCGTGCGACAATCTTTCTCGAAGGATTACGCAATCTGCTCGAACGTACCGGATTCAACGACGAGTCACTCAAAACATACGGAGCAAAAGAGGAAGATGTGCCCGAACTTGTCGCTATAGCCTACGAAACTATGGGTAAACTTTTCGACTTCACTCCCACTGATATGACTCAGGAAGACCTCGAATGCATCATGTCCGAGGCTATTGCGAGTTAA
- a CDS encoding M24 family metallopeptidase — MNDMSSNIVVPRSELEARWAKCRRFLAEVAPDAGGMLCFSRLQIYYLSGSFVNGAVWLPLEGEPVLFVRRSISRARIESTCRNIVPFKSFKDISPLAREAGQPLSDIIGAETAGLTWQLGEMLTSRMPEVKFVPGDKVLALARAVKSEWELEIMRRVGELHNIALYDVLPEVLDPGISEMEVSKYIWNIFFELGHEGHMRMQTFGEEIFLGHVSAGDSGIYPSSFNGPLGLRGVHPVSPYMGSAEKMWDMNSPLSVDAGFVLEGYHTDKTQVYWAGSKDSIPKEVLDAQLFCQDMQTLAAENLKPGVIVSDIYSMLIEQAQKYGYTDGFMGIGECKVPFIGHGIGLTVDGFPPIAKGFDLPIEEGMVFALEPKQGIAGVGMVGVENTFEVTKDGGRCITGDDFDIIYID; from the coding sequence ATGAATGATATGAGTTCAAATATTGTTGTTCCCCGCAGTGAACTTGAAGCACGCTGGGCAAAGTGCCGCCGTTTTTTAGCTGAAGTTGCACCTGACGCAGGCGGAATGCTTTGCTTTTCGCGGTTGCAAATTTATTACCTCTCCGGTTCATTTGTCAATGGTGCTGTATGGCTTCCGCTTGAAGGCGAGCCGGTCCTTTTCGTACGCAGGTCCATTTCGCGGGCGCGAATTGAAAGTACCTGCAGGAATATCGTACCATTTAAATCTTTCAAGGATATTTCGCCGCTTGCCAGAGAAGCTGGACAACCGCTGTCTGACATTATCGGAGCCGAAACCGCAGGGCTTACCTGGCAGCTTGGAGAAATGCTTACTTCACGTATGCCTGAAGTCAAATTTGTTCCCGGTGATAAGGTTCTTGCCCTTGCCCGTGCAGTTAAGTCTGAGTGGGAGCTTGAAATAATGCGCAGAGTCGGCGAACTTCATAATATCGCGCTTTATGATGTGCTGCCTGAAGTCCTCGATCCCGGCATCAGCGAGATGGAAGTTTCTAAATATATCTGGAATATTTTTTTCGAACTTGGACACGAAGGCCATATGCGTATGCAGACTTTCGGTGAAGAAATTTTCCTCGGTCATGTTTCGGCTGGAGATTCAGGTATTTACCCCAGTTCTTTTAATGGCCCGCTCGGTTTACGCGGCGTGCATCCTGTTTCGCCTTATATGGGCAGCGCGGAAAAAATGTGGGATATGAATTCGCCTCTCTCCGTTGATGCAGGTTTTGTTCTTGAGGGATATCACACTGATAAAACACAGGTTTATTGGGCCGGCTCCAAGGACTCCATTCCTAAAGAAGTGCTTGATGCGCAGCTTTTCTGTCAGGATATGCAAACCCTTGCAGCTGAAAACCTGAAACCCGGAGTTATCGTCAGTGACATCTATTCAATGCTTATCGAGCAGGCTCAGAAGTACGGGTATACAGACGGGTTTATGGGTATTGGCGAATGCAAGGTTCCTTTCATCGGGCATGGAATAGGGCTGACCGTTGACGGTTTTCCTCCCATCGCAAAGGGTTTTGATTTACCTATCGAGGAAGGAATGGTTTTCGCTCTCGAACCCAAGCAGGGGATTGCCGGTGTAGGTATGGTCGGTGTAGAAAATACCTTTGAGGTAACTAAAGATGGCGGACGCTGCATCACCGGTGATGATTTTGATATCATTTATATAGATTAA
- the hisF gene encoding imidazole glycerol phosphate synthase subunit HisF: MLSKRIIPCLDVRNGILTKGVKFENNVDIGDPVETAKLYYEQGADEIVFYDITASSEGRGIFLDVVERVASEIFIPFSVGGGINSVEDMRAVLLAGAEKVSVNSGAVKNPDIISEGAAAFGSQCIVLGMDVKRVPVTEQIPSGFEIVINGGRKFMGIDALEWAKTCEALGAGEICLNSIDADGTKDGYDLELTKLISESVQVPVIASGGAGHPQHMVDAVTKGRASAALIASIVHYGEYTIPDLKEYMTSKGVRMRSSW, from the coding sequence GTGCTTAGTAAAAGAATCATACCTTGCCTGGATGTAAGGAACGGAATCCTCACCAAGGGCGTTAAATTCGAAAACAACGTAGATATCGGCGATCCCGTCGAAACTGCCAAGCTCTATTATGAGCAGGGCGCAGACGAAATCGTATTCTACGATATCACAGCCTCTTCCGAAGGACGCGGTATTTTTTTAGATGTTGTTGAACGTGTTGCTTCAGAAATTTTTATTCCTTTCTCTGTTGGCGGCGGCATCAATTCCGTTGAGGACATGCGCGCAGTTCTGCTCGCCGGAGCCGAAAAAGTTTCCGTGAACTCAGGTGCTGTGAAAAATCCTGACATCATCAGCGAAGGGGCAGCAGCTTTCGGTTCTCAGTGCATCGTACTGGGCATGGACGTAAAACGCGTTCCTGTCACCGAACAGATTCCATCCGGTTTCGAAATTGTTATCAACGGCGGACGTAAATTCATGGGCATCGATGCTCTAGAATGGGCCAAAACCTGCGAAGCACTTGGAGCAGGTGAAATCTGCCTTAACTCCATTGATGCAGACGGAACCAAAGATGGTTACGACCTTGAATTGACAAAGCTCATATCTGAAAGTGTGCAAGTGCCGGTTATCGCCTCAGGCGGAGCCGGACATCCACAGCATATGGTTGACGCGGTGACTAAAGGGCGTGCTTCCGCTGCGCTCATAGCCTCCATCGTTCACTACGGCGAATATACGATTCCCGACCTTAAAGAGTATATGACCTCCAAAGGCGTGCGCATGCGTAGCAGCTGGTAG
- a CDS encoding AMIN domain-containing protein has translation MTKKSRKIVQCPFCDSNRLYFRRGLVSDVLISLLLPLKSYTCGSCSRSFRRFGNYFTSKQALVHVFGLLAILALINPQALNPQNWFLEEQKIEVKTTDTEKAAYDLSVEQENPLLETTAVTDIPLLSMAITNSTNSSFIVENGTISVISNATNSTFTKNIPTANTTSSTILSFNGTDVINATEHVEKEQITKSTPEPVEEKHGLQNGKLKSIYFKAVDGKTRINLDLGGSPLSYTSFFLRTPDRLVVDIHGNWDYFGPTTLKPENPIFSKFRIGIYDDKIRMVMDLKGQTPAPVITKTGTGLNIDVK, from the coding sequence ATGACTAAGAAAAGCAGAAAAATAGTTCAATGTCCGTTTTGCGACAGCAACCGTTTATATTTCAGACGGGGGCTAGTTTCTGACGTGCTTATTTCTCTGCTGCTCCCGCTCAAATCGTACACATGTGGCTCATGCAGCCGCAGCTTTCGCCGCTTTGGCAACTACTTCACCAGTAAACAGGCTCTCGTACATGTTTTCGGCCTGCTGGCTATTTTGGCATTGATCAATCCACAGGCACTAAATCCTCAGAACTGGTTCCTCGAAGAACAGAAAATTGAAGTCAAAACTACAGATACAGAAAAAGCTGCATACGACCTTTCCGTTGAACAGGAAAATCCACTCTTAGAAACAACTGCCGTTACGGATATTCCTCTACTGAGTATGGCCATTACAAACTCAACAAACAGCTCTTTCATTGTTGAAAATGGCACAATTTCAGTTATAAGCAATGCTACAAACAGCACATTTACAAAGAACATCCCTACGGCCAATACAACTTCTTCGACCATACTCAGTTTTAATGGAACAGATGTTATAAATGCCACAGAACATGTGGAAAAAGAACAGATCACAAAGAGTACGCCTGAACCAGTTGAAGAAAAACACGGATTACAAAACGGCAAGCTGAAATCTATCTACTTCAAAGCGGTGGACGGTAAAACAAGAATTAATCTGGACCTTGGCGGTTCACCTTTGTCATACACGTCCTTTTTCCTGCGCACTCCGGACAGGCTGGTCGTGGATATACATGGCAACTGGGACTATTTCGGCCCGACGACCCTGAAACCGGAAAACCCTATTTTCTCAAAATTCAGGATCGGAATCTACGATGATAAAATCCGTATGGTAATGGACCTTAAAGGCCAGACACCTGCTCCCGTGATCACTAAAACCGGAACAGGCCTTAATATTGATGTAAAATAA
- a CDS encoding protein-disulfide reductase DsbD family protein produces the protein MRLKLLFLFFFSFLLSIGAIYPQTALTAQNKNPNLSTTWKLYRLNLEDQATVSLQTDVLAALILETKNGWYTYSHKPGKMGQPTTLKASFMPGNIVLTPLYLPGKLKDDPFNKGSKIGTYSDPTPIFIPVPSTSKSFTLKTQLSLLMCSPTACQPFKADLNFLGMVVSPDKLPEANAQAWWPQFVKSRSGADKGKISLKNITAQIKAGAKQTVKAELEKESPALSTETVAPVTGKMPAPQPAQGFSLTDLKPQSFTPGLEVTDLTTAILFGLLAGFLLNFMPCVLPVISLKLSTLLAGAQHSSADEQKRSFREHNIFFALGILLYFGLLSGILGFTGMAWGQIFQKPPIVIGLTGIVFALSLSLFGLFNLPVVDLKIDSHTTGPRRQALFTGILATLLATPCSGPFLGGVLGWAMVQQHYVISSVFLSVGAGMALPYLIMAVFPALATKFPKPGAWTVWIERAAGFFLAGTCIYLLSILPENMFIPTLIFMWFTSVAAWMWGLAAGSDSKGGMYLLRIAALCLCLAAGFWASTPPVRTAHWINFQQEDFTARLGKEPMLVEFTADWCPSCKVLEQTTLTPTNLNRWQEKYGLVYIKVDLTSPDKSADAFLRALGSSSIPLAAIFNTGEDSKSPTVIRDLYTTGQMDDALEQTLK, from the coding sequence ATGCGCTTAAAGTTACTTTTTTTATTTTTTTTCAGCTTTCTTCTTTCAATCGGAGCTATTTACCCGCAAACAGCTCTAACTGCCCAGAATAAGAATCCTAATCTGAGCACTACCTGGAAACTTTATCGCTTAAACCTCGAAGATCAAGCTACAGTCAGTTTGCAGACCGATGTTTTAGCGGCTTTAATCCTTGAAACAAAGAATGGCTGGTACACATATTCCCACAAGCCGGGAAAAATGGGCCAGCCCACCACGCTCAAAGCCAGCTTTATGCCGGGCAATATCGTGCTTACCCCCCTTTACCTGCCGGGTAAGCTTAAAGATGACCCTTTCAACAAAGGCAGCAAGATCGGCACGTATTCCGATCCTACTCCTATTTTTATTCCGGTCCCCTCCACTTCAAAGTCATTCACCTTGAAAACACAACTTTCACTGCTTATGTGCTCGCCGACCGCCTGCCAGCCCTTCAAAGCAGACCTTAACTTTCTAGGCATGGTAGTTTCACCGGACAAACTGCCCGAAGCCAATGCACAGGCATGGTGGCCGCAATTTGTTAAATCACGCTCAGGAGCAGATAAGGGAAAAATATCCCTCAAAAATATCACTGCCCAGATAAAAGCCGGCGCAAAACAAACAGTCAAAGCTGAATTGGAAAAAGAATCTCCTGCGCTAAGCACAGAAACAGTCGCTCCGGTTACTGGAAAAATGCCAGCTCCCCAACCGGCGCAGGGTTTCTCACTCACCGATTTAAAACCGCAATCTTTCACACCGGGCCTTGAGGTTACTGACCTTACTACAGCGATCCTATTCGGTTTGCTGGCTGGTTTTTTACTCAATTTCATGCCCTGCGTTCTTCCGGTCATCAGTCTGAAATTATCCACCCTGCTTGCCGGAGCGCAGCATTCAAGTGCAGATGAACAAAAACGTAGCTTCCGCGAACATAACATCTTTTTCGCCCTTGGCATCCTGCTCTACTTCGGCCTGCTGAGCGGTATACTGGGCTTCACGGGCATGGCATGGGGGCAGATTTTTCAAAAACCGCCCATTGTCATAGGGTTGACCGGAATTGTCTTTGCACTAAGTCTGAGCCTTTTCGGATTATTTAATCTCCCGGTAGTTGACTTAAAGATCGACAGCCACACCACCGGCCCACGCAGGCAGGCTCTTTTCACCGGAATACTTGCCACCCTGCTGGCTACTCCATGCAGCGGACCATTCCTCGGCGGAGTGCTCGGCTGGGCAATGGTACAGCAACATTATGTCATCAGTTCAGTTTTTCTGAGTGTGGGCGCAGGCATGGCTCTTCCATATCTGATAATGGCAGTTTTTCCGGCACTGGCAACCAAGTTTCCCAAACCGGGAGCATGGACTGTCTGGATCGAGCGCGCAGCAGGCTTTTTTCTCGCCGGAACATGCATTTATCTGCTCAGCATTCTACCGGAAAATATGTTTATCCCCACCCTTATTTTTATGTGGTTCACCTCGGTCGCCGCGTGGATGTGGGGACTTGCTGCGGGCAGTGACAGCAAGGGCGGCATGTACCTTTTGCGCATAGCAGCACTTTGCTTGTGCCTTGCAGCCGGATTTTGGGCATCAACGCCGCCAGTTCGTACAGCGCACTGGATTAATTTCCAGCAGGAAGACTTCACTGCCCGTCTTGGTAAAGAACCGATGCTGGTTGAATTTACAGCTGATTGGTGTCCGTCATGCAAAGTTCTGGAACAAACGACACTCACTCCGACAAACCTGAATCGCTGGCAGGAAAAATACGGACTGGTTTACATAAAAGTGGACCTGACATCACCGGATAAGAGCGCAGATGCATTTTTGCGAGCACTCGGCAGCAGCTCGATTCCTCTTGCAGCCATATTCAATACCGGTGAGGATTCAAAATCTCCAACGGTGATCAGAGACCTGTACACCACCGGACAAATGGATGATGCACTGGAACAAACTCTCAAATAG